A part of Hippea maritima DSM 10411 genomic DNA contains:
- a CDS encoding electron transfer flavoprotein subunit beta/FixA family protein, translated as MHSLVFIKQVPDAAQVRVDYETGTLIREGVPAIINPFDKHAIEAAVRIKNEFGGKVSVVCMGPPMAEDALKEAMAMGADNAYLLSDRIFAGSDTLATSYALWAGAQKIIQEEGPVDLFWAGKQAIDGDTAQTGPGIATRFNIPLITYVVDIKKVDPENKTIEVVRLVESGQEVMEAPMPCFLTVEEELNTLSYAPLPYLIRAAKTPVKLLNSSNTEIDASQCGLKNSPTKVKKAFTPPKRERGEMLEGDSLDAILNTLYEKITPVLKQMGKVQ; from the coding sequence GTGCACTCTTTAGTTTTTATCAAGCAGGTTCCTGATGCTGCTCAAGTGAGGGTGGATTATGAAACTGGAACGTTAATTAGGGAAGGTGTTCCAGCTATCATCAATCCATTCGACAAACACGCCATAGAGGCAGCAGTAAGGATCAAGAATGAGTTTGGCGGCAAGGTTTCTGTTGTTTGTATGGGCCCGCCTATGGCTGAGGATGCCCTCAAAGAGGCAATGGCTATGGGCGCAGATAATGCTTATCTTTTAAGTGACAGGATTTTTGCTGGTTCTGATACGCTTGCAACAAGCTATGCTTTGTGGGCAGGTGCTCAGAAGATTATACAGGAAGAAGGCCCGGTAGATTTGTTTTGGGCTGGCAAACAGGCAATAGACGGTGATACAGCTCAGACAGGTCCAGGTATTGCAACAAGGTTTAATATCCCTTTGATTACGTATGTTGTTGATATTAAAAAGGTAGACCCAGAGAATAAAACCATTGAGGTTGTAAGGCTCGTTGAGAGTGGTCAAGAAGTTATGGAGGCTCCCATGCCATGCTTCTTGACAGTGGAAGAGGAGTTGAATACTTTAAGCTATGCTCCTTTGCCATACTTAATAAGGGCAGCGAAGACTCCGGTTAAGCTACTCAACTCGAGTAACACTGAAATTGATGCTTCCCAGTGCGGACTTAAGAATTCTCCAACAAAGGTTAAAAAAGCATTTACACCTCCAAAGAGAGAAAGAGGTGAAATGTTAGAGGGCGATTCTTTGGATGCTATTTTAAACACTCTTTATGAAAAAATTACTCCCGTTTTGAAGCAAATGGGAAAAGTACAGTAA
- a CDS encoding electron transfer flavoprotein subunit alpha/FixB family protein — protein sequence MIKHDISKYKHIWVFVEHENGEVARVSFELLTKARELAKDLDCEVHAFTVGDKVEQFKDEVFKYGAKKFFIIEDPILKDYMTEPYRDSIVYLIEKYKPEVVLIGATTLGRDLAGTIATVLQTGLTADTTALDIDPKTKNLLMTRPTFGGNLMATIFCPDNRPQMSTSRPGVYKAIEEPVKGEVIKEKFEFDKAKYTKKILEKIIEEGEKVNLGFYDIIVSGGFGMGSKENMKFVQELADVLGGTWAASRKAVQAGWAPQTRQVGQTGQTVHPKIYIACGISGAIQHVAGMKSSDVIIAINKDPEAPIFELATYGIVGDVLEVLPKMTKMFKEKLGKA from the coding sequence ATGATAAAACATGATATTAGTAAATATAAGCATATATGGGTTTTTGTTGAGCATGAGAATGGTGAGGTAGCAAGGGTATCCTTCGAGCTTTTAACAAAGGCCAGAGAGCTTGCAAAGGATTTGGATTGTGAAGTTCATGCATTTACCGTAGGTGATAAAGTTGAACAGTTTAAAGATGAGGTATTTAAATACGGTGCTAAAAAATTCTTCATTATTGAGGATCCAATATTAAAAGACTATATGACAGAACCTTATAGGGATTCTATTGTCTATTTGATAGAGAAATATAAACCAGAAGTAGTTCTAATTGGTGCTACAACATTGGGAAGAGATTTGGCAGGAACAATAGCTACAGTTCTTCAGACAGGACTTACAGCTGATACCACAGCTTTAGATATAGATCCAAAAACCAAGAATCTCTTGATGACAAGGCCTACCTTTGGTGGAAATCTAATGGCTACAATTTTCTGCCCCGACAACAGGCCTCAGATGTCAACATCAAGACCAGGTGTTTATAAGGCAATTGAAGAGCCAGTTAAGGGAGAAGTAATAAAGGAAAAATTTGAATTTGACAAGGCTAAATACACTAAAAAGATTCTTGAAAAGATAATAGAAGAAGGAGAGAAGGTAAACTTAGGATTCTACGATATAATCGTCTCCGGTGGATTTGGTATGGGCTCAAAGGAAAATATGAAGTTTGTTCAAGAGCTAGCTGATGTTCTTGGTGGCACCTGGGCTGCCAGCAGAAAAGCTGTCCAAGCAGGTTGGGCTCCCCAAACAAGACAGGTTGGCCAGACAGGTCAAACCGTCCATCCAAAGATCTACATAGCCTGCGGAATCTCCGGTGCTATACAGCATGTTGCTGGAATGAAATCTTCCGATGTTATAATAGCCATCAATAAAGATCCAGAGGCTCCTATTTTTGAGTTAGCCACATACGGTATCGTTGGTGATGTCTTAGAGGTTCTTCCTAAGATGACGAAAATGTTTAAGGAAAAATTAGGAAAGGCTTAA
- a CDS encoding methyl-accepting chemotaxis protein, with product MEAEGMEEIKTTMEEIKDSISGVSRNITNTSEFMQKVNDLAKTGADKAELAIDKIEDIAKEAQRNADMMKDLGSSSEEIGKIVEVINEITDQTALLSLNAAIEAARAGEAGRGFAVVADEIRKLADKTAHSTEQIRQIVMKTQGETQKTIDATQTLIEKVDEGKELIRTASDSLIEIANGVSEASKMIEDVAAAAEEQSSAVDMIAERVEKMAEDVAKSANRIESIKENTYKISKTAEELFTFMVQFKTGSYIDKVYSILLAAKEEIEDTFKKSVENGIISPSDLWDRNYIPVPNTNPQKYKTRFTDFAKKYIQPIEDKYLQMDPNFKFVVLVDNNGYLPAHNTIYDKPLTGDYEKDLVGNRSMRIFNDPTGLAAARNTNPVLLQTYMRDTGVVMNDISTPIYFEGKHWGGLRIGFIWNEGN from the coding sequence ATGGAAGCTGAAGGTATGGAAGAGATTAAAACAACAATGGAAGAGATTAAAGACTCTATCAGCGGTGTTTCAAGAAACATAACAAACACATCAGAGTTTATGCAAAAAGTAAATGATTTGGCAAAAACAGGTGCAGATAAAGCAGAATTAGCAATAGATAAAATTGAAGACATAGCAAAAGAGGCACAAAGAAACGCCGACATGATGAAGGATTTGGGCTCATCATCGGAAGAGATAGGAAAGATTGTTGAGGTTATAAATGAGATAACTGATCAAACAGCCCTCTTATCACTCAATGCAGCAATCGAAGCTGCAAGAGCAGGAGAAGCCGGAAGGGGTTTTGCTGTTGTTGCGGATGAGATAAGAAAATTGGCGGATAAAACGGCACATTCCACAGAACAAATAAGACAAATAGTTATGAAAACTCAGGGCGAAACACAAAAAACCATCGATGCTACACAAACCCTAATCGAAAAAGTGGATGAAGGCAAAGAACTCATAAGAACAGCCTCAGATTCTCTTATAGAAATAGCAAACGGTGTATCTGAGGCAAGCAAGATGATAGAGGATGTTGCAGCTGCAGCAGAAGAACAATCCTCAGCTGTTGATATGATTGCAGAAAGAGTAGAAAAAATGGCAGAGGATGTTGCAAAATCGGCAAATAGAATCGAATCAATAAAAGAAAATACCTATAAAATTTCAAAAACCGCAGAAGAGTTGTTTACATTTATGGTGCAGTTCAAAACCGGCTCATACATAGATAAAGTTTATTCTATTCTACTTGCAGCTAAAGAAGAAATAGAAGATACGTTTAAAAAATCAGTGGAAAATGGAATTATATCACCATCCGATTTATGGGATAGAAACTATATACCTGTACCAAATACCAACCCCCAGAAATACAAAACGCGCTTCACCGACTTTGCAAAGAAATACATTCAACCTATTGAGGATAAATACCTTCAGATGGATCCAAACTTTAAATTTGTAGTTTTAGTGGACAACAATGGATATCTACCTGCTCATAATACAATATACGATAAACCTCTAACAGGGGATTACGAAAAAGACTTAGTAGGTAATCGCTCTATGAGAATATTCAACGACCCAACAGGTCTTGCAGCGGCAAGAAACACAAATCCTGTATTACTTCAAACATACATGAGAGATACAGGTGTTGTCATGAACGACATCTCCACACCCATATATTTTGAGGGTAAGCATTGGGGTGGCTTAAGGATAGGTTTCATCTGGAATGAAGGTAATTAA